A genomic stretch from Rhabdothermincola salaria includes:
- the pknB gene encoding Stk1 family PASTA domain-containing Ser/Thr kinase: MSDTPTGPTVFNDRYELHRKLARGGMADVYLARDLLLDRPVAVKVLFAENAKDETFVERFRREAQAAANLNHPNVVAVYDWGAQYDTYFIVMEYVEGRPLSEIIRSDGPLHPDRAAEITADCAAALAFAHRNGVVHRDVKPGNILITSAGQVKVADFGIAQAGQAGEAAVNLTQAGSVMGTATYFSPEQAQGHAVDPRSDVYSLGCVLYEMLTTRPPFTGDTPVAIAYKHVQEAVVPPTRINANVPAALEAVTLKALEKAPAGRYASAEDLRADLRRFLERKPVVALSGAAAAAAGAAAGLAAAGAGADATVAVPATGAGGPVLTPPPTGPVGPVTPGQGTPAYPPSDDKPKRTGLYVAILILLLIVLGAGLFFIGSQLDQPSAEVTVPDVVGLQIADAVPRIEDEGFRTDIREEASDRPVGEVFQQTPEGNTKAEDGSTVVLRVSSGLGEVEVPDVAGRTRAAAESLLRTEQFVPEVREQPDSEVPAGDVISQNPAGGSMAEKGSVVQLIVSSGPPQVTVPDLFNQSSSAAANTLGQLGLQVDTREEPSTSVAAGNVIGTEPPSGTEVAEGSRVVLIVSTGPPPTTTTTTTTTTTTAPPTTTTTTAPTTSTTAGG, translated from the coding sequence ATGTCCGACACGCCGACGGGGCCCACCGTCTTCAACGACCGTTACGAACTGCACCGCAAGCTCGCCCGGGGCGGCATGGCCGACGTGTACCTCGCCCGCGACCTGCTGCTCGACCGCCCGGTGGCGGTCAAGGTGCTGTTCGCCGAGAACGCCAAGGACGAGACCTTCGTCGAGCGCTTCCGGCGTGAGGCCCAGGCGGCGGCCAACCTGAACCACCCCAACGTGGTCGCCGTCTACGACTGGGGCGCCCAGTACGACACCTACTTCATCGTCATGGAGTACGTGGAGGGACGCCCGCTGTCGGAGATCATCCGCTCCGACGGCCCGCTGCACCCCGACCGGGCCGCCGAGATCACGGCCGACTGCGCCGCCGCCCTCGCCTTCGCTCACCGCAACGGCGTGGTGCACCGCGACGTCAAGCCCGGCAACATCCTCATCACCTCCGCCGGTCAGGTGAAGGTGGCCGACTTCGGCATCGCCCAGGCCGGCCAGGCCGGCGAGGCTGCCGTCAACCTCACCCAGGCCGGGTCGGTCATGGGCACCGCCACCTACTTCTCACCGGAGCAGGCCCAAGGGCACGCCGTCGATCCCCGCAGCGACGTCTACAGCCTCGGGTGCGTGCTCTACGAGATGCTCACCACCCGGCCGCCGTTCACCGGCGACACCCCGGTGGCCATCGCCTACAAGCACGTGCAGGAGGCGGTGGTCCCGCCGACGCGCATCAACGCCAACGTGCCCGCCGCGCTCGAGGCCGTCACCCTGAAGGCGCTCGAGAAGGCACCCGCCGGGCGCTACGCCTCAGCCGAAGACCTGCGGGCCGACCTGCGCCGCTTCCTCGAGCGCAAGCCCGTCGTCGCCCTGAGCGGGGCCGCGGCCGCCGCCGCCGGCGCGGCCGCCGGGCTCGCCGCCGCAGGGGCGGGTGCCGATGCCACCGTGGCCGTCCCCGCCACCGGCGCCGGTGGCCCGGTGCTCACCCCGCCGCCCACCGGGCCCGTGGGCCCCGTCACCCCCGGGCAGGGCACGCCGGCCTACCCACCGTCCGACGACAAGCCCAAGCGCACCGGTCTCTACGTCGCCATCCTCATCTTGTTGCTCATCGTGCTCGGCGCCGGCCTGTTCTTCATCGGCTCGCAGCTCGACCAGCCCTCGGCCGAGGTGACGGTGCCCGACGTCGTGGGCCTGCAGATCGCCGATGCCGTGCCCCGCATCGAGGACGAGGGCTTCCGCACCGACATCCGGGAGGAGGCCAGCGACCGCCCCGTGGGCGAGGTGTTCCAGCAGACGCCGGAGGGCAACACCAAGGCCGAGGACGGCTCCACCGTCGTGCTGCGGGTCAGCTCCGGGCTGGGCGAGGTCGAGGTGCCCGACGTGGCGGGTCGCACCCGCGCCGCCGCCGAATCGCTGCTGCGCACCGAGCAGTTCGTGCCCGAGGTGCGCGAGCAGCCCGACTCCGAGGTCCCGGCCGGCGACGTCATCAGCCAGAACCCGGCGGGAGGCTCCATGGCCGAGAAGGGCTCGGTGGTGCAGCTGATCGTCTCGTCCGGCCCGCCGCAGGTGACCGTCCCCGACCTGTTCAACCAGAGCTCGTCGGCCGCGGCCAACACCCTGGGTCAGCTGGGGCTGCAGGTCGACACCCGCGAGGAGCCGTCGACCTCGGTCGCCGCCGGCAACGTGATCGGCACCGAACCGCCTTCGGGCACCGAGGTGGCCGAAGGATCCAGGGTGGTCCTGATCGTGTCGACCGGCCCGCCGCCCACGACGACGACGACCACCACCACCACCACCACGACCGCGCCGCCCACGACGACGACCACCACGGCGCCCACCACCTCGACCACCGCGGGCGGCTGA
- a CDS encoding peptidoglycan D,D-transpeptidase FtsI family protein — MNRNIRRLGVALMLCYVALFVKLNWIQVIDADDLANNPLNTAPIRQDFNRARGAITSGDGVLLAESIPNPDVDSEFDRLRVYPEGELFGHVTGYFSFQFGASGLEREYSEELTGQTFGQQVRGFADLFVANENVGNMTVSVRQDLQQIARDQLGEREGSVVAIDPRTGEILSFWSYPTFDPNALSGTDIEATEQAWALYNLAPGTPLRAHQYQDRYFPGSTFKVVTGSVGLETGTVTNDEPSYPFVSGYTAPQTDLVISNFGGRVCGGTLPEILAVSCNSSFAQMGTETIGGELMVQGSESWGFNRDVPIDMPAPAQSFFPPDVVSNPPKLAQSSIGQSDVQATPLQMAMVAGAVANGGTMMRPHLMTEIRNRQGSLVDEADPEPWLTPLSPTNAETMRVDMIGVVEDGTATALRIPGFEVGGKTGTAQLGTDPPRSHTWIIGFAGPPGQPATVAVAVVVLDQDGGSEATGGRVAGPIARAVLEAALARP, encoded by the coding sequence GTGAACCGCAACATCCGGCGCCTCGGGGTGGCGCTGATGCTCTGCTACGTCGCGCTCTTCGTCAAGCTCAACTGGATCCAGGTCATCGACGCCGACGACCTGGCCAACAACCCCCTCAACACCGCCCCCATCCGCCAGGACTTCAACCGGGCCCGGGGCGCCATCACCTCCGGCGACGGCGTCCTGCTGGCCGAGAGCATCCCGAACCCCGACGTCGACTCCGAGTTCGACCGTCTCCGCGTGTACCCCGAGGGCGAGCTGTTCGGCCACGTCACCGGCTACTTCTCCTTCCAGTTCGGGGCGTCGGGCCTCGAGCGCGAGTACTCCGAGGAGCTCACCGGCCAGACCTTCGGCCAGCAGGTCCGGGGCTTCGCCGATCTCTTCGTGGCCAACGAGAACGTCGGCAACATGACCGTCTCGGTGCGCCAGGACCTCCAGCAGATCGCCAGGGACCAGCTCGGCGAGCGTGAGGGCTCCGTCGTGGCCATCGACCCACGCACCGGCGAGATCCTCAGCTTCTGGAGCTACCCGACCTTCGACCCCAACGCCTTGTCGGGCACCGACATCGAGGCCACCGAGCAGGCCTGGGCGCTGTACAACCTGGCTCCGGGCACGCCCCTGCGAGCCCACCAGTACCAGGACCGCTACTTCCCCGGCTCCACCTTCAAGGTGGTCACCGGGTCCGTCGGCCTCGAGACGGGCACCGTCACCAACGACGAGCCGTCCTACCCGTTCGTCTCGGGCTACACGGCGCCGCAGACCGACCTGGTCATCTCCAACTTCGGGGGGCGGGTGTGCGGTGGCACGCTGCCCGAGATCCTCGCCGTGTCCTGCAACTCCTCCTTCGCCCAGATGGGCACCGAGACCATCGGCGGCGAGCTCATGGTGCAGGGATCCGAGTCGTGGGGCTTCAACCGCGACGTGCCGATCGACATGCCGGCTCCGGCCCAGTCGTTCTTCCCCCCCGACGTGGTGTCCAACCCGCCCAAGCTGGCGCAGTCCTCCATCGGGCAGAGCGACGTCCAGGCCACCCCGTTGCAGATGGCGATGGTGGCGGGGGCCGTCGCCAACGGGGGCACCATGATGCGGCCCCACCTCATGACCGAGATCCGCAACCGCCAGGGCAGCCTCGTCGACGAGGCCGACCCGGAGCCCTGGCTCACCCCGCTGTCGCCGACCAACGCCGAGACCATGCGGGTCGACATGATCGGCGTCGTCGAGGACGGCACCGCCACTGCCCTGCGCATCCCCGGGTTCGAGGTGGGCGGAAAGACCGGCACCGCCCAGCTGGGCACCGATCCGCCCCGCAGCCACACCTGGATCATCGGGTTCGCGGGCCCGCCGGGCCAACCCGCCACCGTGGCTGTCGCCGTGGTGGTGCTGGACCAGGACGGCGGCAGCGAGGCCACCGGCGGTCGCGTCGCCGGGCCCATCGCCCGGGCCGTCCTCGAGGCTGCGCTGGCCCGTCCCTGA